A genome region from Panthera uncia isolate 11264 chromosome A3 unlocalized genomic scaffold, Puncia_PCG_1.0 HiC_scaffold_11, whole genome shotgun sequence includes the following:
- the RBBP9 gene encoding serine hydrolase RBBP9 — translation MASPNKAVIVPGNGGGDVATHGWYGWVKKGLEQIPGFQCLAKNMPDPITARESIWLPFMETELHCDEKTIIIGHSSGAIAAMRYAETHQVYAIVLVSAYTSDLGDENERASGYFNRPWQWEKIKANCPYIVQFGSTDDPFLPWKEQQEVADRLEAKLYRFTDRGHFQNMEFHELISVVKSMLKVPA, via the exons ATGGCTTCCCCGAACAAGGCAGTTATTGTTCCTGGGAATGGAGGTGGGGATGTGGCCACCCACGGCTGGTACGGCTGGGTGAAGAAGGGGCTGGAGCAG ATACCTGGTTTCCAGTGTTTGGCTAAAAACATGCCTGACCCAA TTACAGCTCGAGAGAGCATCTGGCTGCCCTTCATGGAGACGGAGCTGCACTGTGATGAGAAGACCATCATCATAGGCCACAGTTCTGGGGCCATTGCAGCCATGAG gtATGCAGAAACACACCAAGTATATGCTATTGTGTTAGTGTCTGCATATACCTCTGACTTGGGGGATGAAAACGAGCGTGCCAGTG gATACTTCAACCGTCCCTGGCAGTGGGAGAAGATCAAAGCCAACTGCCCTTACATTGTGCAGTTTGGCTCCACTGATGatcctttccttccctggaaGGAACAACAAGAAGTGGCTGATAGGTTGGAAGCCAAATTGTACAGATTCACTGACCGTGGCCACTTTCAGAATATGGAGTTTCATGAACTGATTAGCGTGGTAAAGTCTATGCTGAAAGTACCAGCATAG